The genomic DNA GGGTTTAAGTGTAGCAGGGAGCCACAGAACCTTGTCTCTCTGCCACTGTTTTAGTGTGCCGTGACGCATCTGTCAGGAATTCTAATTATTCTTTAATGGTTTGAGTGCCCAAAACATGCTGAGCGTTCTGAGACCAGAAGCCATTGTGAGTCTCTGAGACCCctggggagcctgcctgcaggaCCCAGCCTTCCTGCAAGGATTTCATTAAAACAGTCACACAAAGGCAGCCAAATAAAGATGGGAATGTTGGGAGATCCAGAGCTTCCCCAGAAGCAGCCGCTTCACAAAGAGCCTCAGACAGAGCAGGCAGTGGGACACATTCCCAAAGCTGCTTGTACACAAATATGCAAGTGCACTTGGGAGCCCAGTTCACGTGACTGTATGTGCAAATGTGTGACTTCACTAGACAGCCAGGTGTGCAGCTGCAAGGCCAAATTAGGCACAAAAACTGTGcataacccttctgcccatctgagctggcagcaacaagggccgggttcagtatctaagggttccgtttcaataacacaatgcaaaaccagctcgagcccccacccagtgacctgggacaattacacaccaccccctgggtgcctctaagaggcaatacttcccctctcgcaagcacggagtctgagtctAGCAAAATCCTTtgaataaaggagggaaacaatgcggcattatgttggggaaacaccacaaacaggattcataacacaaatcaggagcaaaagacccacccccaagtaagtttggcagtgtccttttcccctcagggtcttaagtccaatcacctcaaagtccaacaacccaaataatcacccaaagtcccaaaagtctaacaccccaaaagtctctagagtccagcaacccaaaatcacccaaaagtccaacaacccaaaagtctctgtccctggtcagtgcagccccaagagttcaaaagtttatctgcagagttttacctcccagcctggggagagggaggggcgcACGGGGGTGTTAAGGGCACCTTATGTGGTCtgaggccgactgccccacctctccgtggggttcttcTGCAATGTTCACCatgagctgctctgctccaccagttGTCCCGTGAGACACTCCAGCCATCCCGCTCCAGCTCCGCTCCACCAGCCACTCAGCAACATATGTTCAGGGCTCCCCGACACAGCACtcggtgatttcagctcttagtaattttagctctttattgatttcagcttgtagtagagGAGCCTCAAtactggtgcaccattggcccaaagtgaattctaCTCAGTAGCCTATaaatagactcctaatggaatcaaaattagctctaaTATTCTACAGTAGAGAAAACAAGAGGTGTGCTTGGTGTTTCAGGCcccttgtctagtgagtgctacttagttgatggtgagtccctctgtcataaaacagttccactgtccttgattcacataatcagggtaacaacactttattcttcctgccccaataacagagaaactggggatctcacagcagccaaagtgaccatttgggctgctgtgAGCTCAggctaggcggggtgggtgtgcctatgcaaacaagatcagcccctgaagttgttttccacaactcaccacaattcaccaccagatgtcagggtagagctcatcctgactctgcttacatgtgtAATTGTGAAAACAGGGGCACTAGTATAAAGATTGGTCTGCTCCATGTCGCTGCTCCCAGAGCTCCCCATGCACATCCCAGAGCTTGTCTGTGATTACTGGGAAAGTTTCCACCTGGCAATTCAGTGTCTCTCAGTCTCTGGATTGCAGCCCTGAACCGAAACATCTGCCTCAAATCCAGCCCGACAGGCCCAGGAGGGGCGGGGTGggtggtggggtggtgggggctgCACAGGCTGGGAGAGGCCTGACCTGGAGAATGATGAAGCAGATGCCGAGAGGTGCAGGGATGTCAGGAAATGTTTATTGAGGAAGATAAGGAATTCCAGAAACCACGACCTGTTCCCCTGGCAACAGCTCCGGGGATGGGGAGAGTCCCTGGGGGTCGGGGCTTTGTCTTCAGGCTGATCCGATCTTGGCAATTGGTCAGTGTGGCTGAGGCAGCTCGTCCCCTCTGGAGTCCGGGTTCGGGCAGACGGGAATTAGGGAGACCCTGGGAAATAGGACGAAGCCGTCAGAGCCCTTGTACCATGGCACTGTGAGGCACCTCCCCCACTCCTTAACCAGTCCTGCCTTGAAGATGGTTGAAATTCCAGGCTGGCTCAGTTCTGGGGACTCAGAGCTGACCCTCAGCAGCACCATGGCATCAGGGTGCATTGACCCCCCCACTGCCGGGGGCACCTTACGCCCCCAGCAGGTATATTTCCATTTCCTTGGCTAGTCACTTTCACTGCTAGAGCTGCAGGCAGAGAGGAACTGAGACTCGTCCAGCTCTGGCGGGTGAGCGGAGGGGGAGGACAGCCAGTGCTGCAGGAGCGGGATGGGCTCCCTTCAGTCTGCAGCTATGGGACTGTGAGAGATGGGCCATGTATGCAGTGTGTGACGCTGAATGGAACAGGGGTGACCATTTACAATGTTATTGATACCAGTAttacaaaattgcaatgaatcttacaagatatgccatgtaaggtatcagtggaaaagttatgattggCTAAATGTGATAATCatgtttatatgtatgtatcatatttgtattgtgagttataaatatgtgtggtatatttgtatttcaaacttgtgctgtgtttctgggtgatactccccagacagattggcatcggCACTATCCAGCCAGCTATACAATGAACCCATGAGAGAAGGCAGGGTTACACCTATGAGTCAGCAGGACATGTAGGGACATGTCTGTGGACAGGGACTGCAATTGCTTTTCCATGCCTATGTGCTTGTAGGTTTGTGTTTGGGACGCAGGATGTACGAGCCACATGACAAAGAATATAAAatggcagctgcatcttctccatttttgtCTTCAACCCTGCTTCTCACCTCTGAAGTAACTTCTCTACACACTGAAGCTCTGAAAAAGAACTGAATAACCCACCcaagctggggatgttccagagggACTCTACAAGtcagcaaactcaccaatgctgctaagaacctgatatatggactctgAAATTATAAGTATGGATCTGATTGCTTTGACCATTTAACgactttcttgttcttttttctgtataataaacctttagttttagatgctaaaggattggctgTCAGGCTGGGATTTTGGGTAAGTTCCAACCTCATATTGCCCTGGCAATGTGACTGGCCCTTtgggggtcagaagaacattttgtagaGTGAGCAGAGTTTTGAAATAACTCCTCACCTTACGGCGCCtcggtgctgattgggagccagagaacaggAATGCAGTAAAGAGGGCTGCGTGATTTCTTttttagcttcttgataaccagtgggaggggggatcaggagcacggtttgtgactggttggtgacTCTGACTTCAGTGTTAACCTCCAGTTTTGGGAGGATCTGTCGCCATTTTTCAGCCTgtcctgaccttggcattttcagtgcgGGCTGCCCTTTCCACCACAGGTGCACACACATTCACCGTCTCCACACATCAGATATGCACGCGCTGTCCATGTACCCTTCATGTTCcatgtctagataatacttagtcctgccatgagtgcaggggactggactagacgaccccTCAAAGTCTCTTCCTGTCCTAGGATTCTATGCTCCATACCAACTGCAGCAGCCCCGAAACGCACCTACACTACACCCAGGCACTGTAGGACTAGATAGGGGACACACTACATGAGGGGCACCATTTACTAGAGAGCAGCCTGGGGGCCCTGGTGCGTTCCCAGCATTCCCCTGTATTAGTAGCAGCACCTGCCCAGGTTGTCATGGGTCTTACCCTGGCCTGCACAGGCCTGGAGACAATCGACTTTAGTCTCAAAGTTGTTCTTGTTCCCATTGCAGCCACCATAAGAGAATTCTTCACACTTCTTAGAGTGCCAGTTGTAGCCCCAGCGAGGAATGGCAGCAGTACAGGGGCCCACTTCAATGGGGAGGCTGCAGATATCTGCGGGCACAGGACAGAGAGACAAGGGACTCAGAAGCAGAGACTTCTGCCAAGGATCTGTCTCCCTCATACCCAGCTGAAGTGGGTGGGCATGAGGGCACAGGAGCAGAGACTTGTCCTATGGGCATCTCTGTGCGATGTGATGGAGCCTTTACCACCCAAAGTGAGAAATCATCAGGGAAAAATATCCGTGTCCAGCTTCAGCAGAGACTCAGCACCCGGGGCAGGAGCGTTCCAGAGGATGGACgattccctcctgcccctgcagagcTGGCAGTGCCCCTCCGAGCGCTAAAGGAATGGCACAAAGGATTGCACATGGACACGGAACTGGATGTCTGGAGGCCCTGGAAAGGAAGATGGCCCCTGACTTCATGGTGCTGCCAGGAGCCAGGTCTGCGtgccctgcccagctgagccagaCTGGGATTTAAACAATAGCCAAGGTGGGGCCAGGTCAGGTGTGGGGCGAGGTGGCTCACTGTGACCTCTTGGCTCTGCCATGCACCAGCGCCCAGCATGCGCTGTCTGACAATAAATCAGTCCCCCCGGAAGGAACGAGGGAACAACCCGGATCCCGGGGTCTGAGAACCTCCCTGCACTCAGCAGCTCTGTGATTGCAGAGTTCAGTGCAAATGGGATGACTCCACTGCAGTCCCTAGGGTGAGTGTGAAACCCGAGAGAGATCAGGATTAGCCCTGAAGAGACTCACCCCTTCGTTGTGGAAACATTTCAGCCCAGAAATGACCAATACCCTCCTCCTGCTTCAGCCCCTGAGGGCATTGGCTCATTCAGGCCATGGTCAGTCAGTGACTGATTTCTCTTCCCATCTCCCAGTGAGTGAGGGGGGAGCCCTGGCCTACGGGCAGCCCCATGTCACAGGCTGGAACAGGGCTCGGGGTAGGTTTAGTTATAAACAACGTGCTCTTACCCTGCACAGGTTTGAACCCCCCCCATCTGTGGCCTGGCCTAAGCAGGGCTGGAACTGAGTTAGCAGGTCGAGGGGCCCTCACAGCACGAGAGAGCTCAGGGCCCTCAGGTCAGGGAGTGGAGATCAACCCCAGTGGCTCAGCCACCTTCCCAAACTGTCCCGCAGGACTAGGGccggcccagcacccagctcaCCGTGCCCGTCACACTTCCCGAGACATTCTGTTTGGGTCGCAAAGTTGTTCTTGTTCCCATCACAACCTCCATAGGTGAATTGCTCACACTTCTTGGCCTGCCAGTTGTAGAACCAGCGAGGGATCATGGCATAACAGGACCCGGGGTCAGCAGGGAGTTTACAAAGGTctgaggggcagagcagagagagaagtgTCTGAAAGGCAGAGCAAAGCCACTCTGAGCTGGGAAGCAGAAAACGAGGGTTTCTCCTCTGTCCCCCGGGCCCTTCCCCCTCCACTGCCTGCTGCCCGCACTTACCCCCAGCCGCAGGGAGCAGCTCAGCCCAGAGGACCAGGAGCCCCAGGGAGAGGAAGATGCTGCCTGACTTCATGGTGCTGCCGGGAGCCGGGTCCAGTGCCCAGCACTGAGCCGGGCTGGGATTTAAACCCGGTGGGGCTGGATCAGAAGGTGGGGAGGTGGCTGCAGTGACCTATCGGCTCCTGCCACGCTCCAGCGCCCAGCACGCGCTGTCTGACAATAAATCAGTCCCCCCGGATGGAACGAGGATACAACCCGGATCCTGGGCTTTGGGAAACCCCCTAGAAGGAACCTGGAGAAACAGggaggtccagagcaccctgcggGGAGACAGCCTGGTGCAAAGTGAGGCTGatggggaggtgagctggggagcccAGCGTTCATGTGAGCAGGGCATGGAGATGGGACACGTTGTGCAGTGGGGCTGAGAAGGCCAAGAGGATTCTGGGTAGTAGGTGACACGGTGTCACGAAGGCGTGGTGACATGGAATAGGCTGTCTGCCCTGCTGGTGCCAGGGCATCACACGCCCTGCGCTGCTCAGCCCTGCTGGAGTCTCCTCAGTGCACGGCCGCAGCCTGCGCCAATGCAAACATCCTCCACACCTGGCATGGTACTGAAACCCTGCCCAAGGCAGGAgatggtgcagagaagagctgttAAACTGAGTGCACCTGCAAAGGGGATTAGctctgagcccaggctggagataTTAATTCgatgtgtaacactgacagactccAGTCGTTGGGGGGCGGGATCgcacctggggcctctggagcttagtgctggagcctctaccgcatgggctaaaagccacatggcccttagccagggccggctccaggcaccagcttaccaagcaggtgcttggggcggccacaccagagaggggcggcacgtccggctcttcggcggcaattcggcagtgggtccctcactcccgctcggagcgaaggacttcctgccgaagtgccaccgatcgcgatcgcggcttttttgtttgtttgtttgtttgtttgttgtttttcgggggtggggggtgggctgcttggggcggcaaaaaccctggagccggccctgcccttatCTAAGGcggtagagcagactcattaattgttttctctctctaagtggtctcggtgccactcgaTGGGACAGACACcagccccaggaggtgtgtgggttacatacgcAGTGTGGGGAACAACAGCTATGGGAAGGCAATGGCCTGGGGGAGGCTCTCAGACACTCCGGGCAGGACAGAACCTGGCTGGGACAGAGCTCGACCCAAGCAGGAACGAGGGTCCTGGCCAGGAAGAAACACCCCTGCCAGCTTCGGCAGAGACGCTGACGTCTGGGCCCTGGGAGAGGCGGGCTCGGTCAGTGCTGACGTGCAGGGCAGGGCCTGACGCTGAGGGCTAGACCTTCACATCAGCCCTGCACGGCCTGTGAGCAGTGACTGCACCTGGAAACtcgcagggagcagctgggcccagaaggccaggagccccaggaggtggaagatgccccctgccttcatggtgctgccgggagccggatctagTGCCCAGCGCTGAGTCGTGCCCACATTCAAACACTAACCTGGCGGGGGCTGGGTCACGAGGAGAGGCGGTGGCTCAGTGCCCTATATGGGTTTGGCACGGTACAGTCCCagtttatttccttgtgtgggaaGCCAGTTCTTGGTATCTGTCTCCACCCAGGTGAGACTCTGAAATGATAAGTGGTGTCTTTATTGATGTaaatttaaacaataataaaagatGTCCTGGCAAAATCTCAGGGTTTCCAAACACTTATTGAAACTGCCAGTAACAAAGGCTCAGCTCCTGGTGGCATCACCTATGGATCTAAATAAAACATTCACTCAGCAGCCGAGAGAGAGAACCCCAAGCTCACCACACGCACAGAAGCTGCCCGCTCCCTTCCCTGGCAGAGCAAGGGGTTTTGCAGCATGCCGGGAAGTCATCGAATTTGGTTTATTTTGGATCAGGGAGGAGCAGGCTccagagcccagcccctccctctgccctatAACCCAGGATCAGCACCCCTGCCCCGACAGCAGCGGTGCTGGTCCAGCCTGGGGACAGAGGTGATCCCTGAGTAAGGCCAGTCCCAGGCACTTTAGGGCTGCAGAGACCAATGGGCAGCCAGTGCCAATCCCGGCGCATGGGGTCATGTGCTCCCAGAGAAGTGCCCCGCTCAGTAAGCGAGTGCTGCGTTCTGCACCAGCGCCAGACTCTGGCTGGCCGTACGGGGCAGCCCCATGCAGAGCACACGGCAATAGTCTGACCTGCAGGTGCCCCAGGCCTGGAGAACAGTGTCACGGTTGGGATGGGAAAGGGAAGGTCCCAACCTCCAGGCCAGGCACGGCTGGTGTAAGGCTGACTGGGTTATAGCAGTGATGGGATCATCCCAACGCTGCTGGGGGCCTAGAATCACCCCCCTGGTAAGTAATGGCAGATGCACCCCTCAATCAAAGGGACTGACATCACCTCTGCCAGCTCTCCCCCCCTCCAGTCCTGTCTGGGCTGggcctcagccagctcctctcATCGGGCCTCAAGCTCAACGGGACAAGGGCTGCGGCACTGAACTGCACTGTCCATATTGGGCAAAATGGAGCCCTTCAATTGGGTGCTGTCAGGCCTCTGAAAACACTGCGCCCCAGGCCTCCTCCGAACCCTCCTGCTGGCCTCAGGCGCCGGCTGGGTGGGGGGCTACAGAACGCTCTCCGGCGGCACCCCGCGCTGGAAGAAGACCGATCGCCCATGACTAACCACTGAGATCAGAGAGTCAGCGCAAAGCCCGACGCGAGCAGTCCCCTTCGCCCCACCAGACTCCACAGGTGAGTCAACAGCACCTTGTGTCCAACAAGACACGAGCCAGCCCACAGGTCTAATCATGCCAGCACAGACTTCTGAGCTCCACTTCTTGGCAGGAGCTGATCCGTGACCCGCGTGGGCTCTGTGCTGGACCAGGTCTCTGCCCGACCTCAGCAGCATAGAGATGCCAGGGAGAGTTTTCTCACTGCAATCTGGGTCCGAAAGGGAAGATGTGACCCCGGGCAAGAACTGGCCAAACTGCCAGTCAAGCAACGGCTTCCTGGGCAGAGGCTGCATTGATGCTTTCTTAAAAAACCTTTTCAATGAGCAGCACTGCCACTTTTCACTGGTAAAGGGCCCGGCCAGGAAGGACATGGGTCCAAAGCACAGGCTGCTGTGGGACAAGGGGCTCTCAACCCCTCCAGCATCGCCCGGCTTCCATTCAGCCAAGGTCAGGGGTCTCATCCTTTGTGAATCATGGAAGGTTGGTGTTCTCGTCACCACTCCCCCTCATGAACTAGAGGCCGGGGACGCCTGCCTCGCCTGAGGACGGGCAGCAGATGAAGCCGATGGAACCGAGTTTAAACATCTCACTGACTGGCTGCCTCTTCTTACAGCTTCCTCGTTTTCATGGCCGCGCTCCCCGCCCACCAGCAGAAGGGTGAGTGAGGAATGAGGCTCCCACCCTACGCCGACCTGTTCCCAGCATATGGCAGCATTATTCCACCCACTCAGCCATTGCAAACTGACACCacaccccaggctggcaggaatTGCATCCATTGCACACTCGTCCCCCGGGCCAGAGAGCCAGGCCAGTAACTAGGGCACCGAGTTTCATCTGGCAGGATGCCAGCCTGGCCACGGCTCTGTGCTCAGACAAGCCCCCATCATGAGTGACGTGTAACAGCTGCTGGGCTTTGGGGAGCTCGAGCTGACGTGTGAGTGCAGCACGCGCTTGCCCTGGGCAGATCCCTGCCTGGCTGCTCCCGTGAGAACCTCTAACAGGAAGTGAAGAGCGAGAGAAACCTCTGCAGCCTTGCCCTGTGGCTGCGACAGTGTCCGGTTAGCGGTGCTATCGCGGGGAGACGGGTCTAGGAGCCTGGCACTGAGGTGGCACTTCCCAGTTTCCAGCCCAGCTTCTCAGGCACTTAGAATTGTTGGGGAAAATTCCCGTCTGGCCTGAAATgtctcctgcctcttcccagcctAGTGGGGAACTTGAGGTCAAATTCCACTGGGCTGGTTTCTCAGGTCTCTCTCCTGCTGCGTCTAAGATATGCTCTGGGCAGTGCAgggtgtcacagagtgtggggggacacaaggccctgcacccccggcctcctgcgattcaccatgattctcagccagccagtaaagcagaaggtttatttagatgacaggaacacagtccaagacaggtcttgcaggcacagacaacaggatcccccccagttaggtccatcttggggtcccaggggcaccacagttccattgggggggcagagccccatctgggctccctccattaccagccagctcctccaacccccactccctccagagTCTCACCagcctccccccgctcctcccccagcctttgtccagtttcctgggcagaggtgtcacctggccccaaccccctcctgggttctcacgttacatgctcaggtatcttccctcaaggccagtctcccatcccccaatgcagactgtcccagccaaactccccactcagcattcacagaccacattaagaacagtcccagttcgtcacacagggCTTTAGTTCAACTTCCAACTTTGTTCAGACTTTTCCTACGCTGGTGATTTCAGCCGCCTCACCAACAAAAACCACCCGCGGGTGGAGTTCAGTGAGAGCCGGGGGCAGCGCAGTCTCCTCAGTGCAAGAACCACACAGGGATGCAGTTTTCCCCAACCCCGGCGTTAGAACCCCAGGACATTCAGAGTCCAGGTTACATGGGACTAATCCGGCCATGTGGAAGTAAGAGAGGCCCAGGAAAGGCCCCAGGTTTCTGTGGGACACTTGCCAAGTCCCTGATTTTCGATGACGGGGGAAGGGAGATCACCTGGCCTGGGTGCAAAGGAGACGTGTCACAGGGCGTGGATGGAAGCTCAGGGAGGCCAGTGCCGCCTCCCCACCCAgtcccgtcccgtcccgtccATGAGAACGAGGGgccaagagcagggccggctccaggcaccagcacagcaagcggaTGCTtagggcggccaacggaaaggggcagcaTGTACGGCTCTTCGGTAGCGGGCCCCCCAggtcctcgggggggggggggggaggacctgccgccgaattgctgccaaagaacgAAGCAGCGGCGATagagctgccaccaaagtgcagccgatcacggcttttttttttttttttggccacttggggcggcaaaaacactggagccggccctggccaagagATCCCCGGAAGGGGCTGGGCATTCCCAGTAAGAACAGGGATTACCCTTCACCCAGCggggcagcctgggggtttcCACGGCTGAGCCCAGGGGCATGAGCTGAAGTGGGCTGTGAAGGAGGGCAGCATGTGTGGCTCCAGTCTGTGAGCTCCGACCGAATGCAACCccaggctgcgggggagaggggtccCTCCCCCTGcggtcccagccccacccagggcagaGTTTGAAGCCTGGCTTGGCTCAGTTCCAGGCACTCAGACCCAGCTCCTGGCTGCACCAGGGAGTCAGGGGGCATCTTCCTCCCCTCGGGGTGAGCTGCTGCCTGTGtctggtgagggggagggaggcgggcACAGAGCGGAGCAGCCCTCCCCACCCGTCAGACCATTCCCATCTGCCCACACAGGGTGCGGCTCTCTCCACAAACTGCCTCGCCTCCCGGCATGGCCGGTTttctccctgccacaccctgggGTCCCTAGTCCATTGCCACGATCCAAGAAGATCAGGCCCCGGTGCGGCTGCCCTGCCGTGGAGGGACGACTTGGGATTCACGCCCTTTTGGACAGCCCGGGTATCCCCTGCCATGGCCCCTGGGCTCTGGATAAGTTCACCATGGTGGAGTCACAGGGGATCTGCAGGCGGTATCGATAACTGTCCCCCTCAGCTGCCAATGGCCTCaggtttcctcccctccctccggaCCATGGCAGAGAAGCCACGGCTCTACACCGAGGCTTGAAGGACGGTCTCAGTCGTGCTGCCCTCAGCCTCGGGCCACGGTGCAGTGCTGTGCAGCCCTCGGTATCCCTCCGCAAGGCACCGCACTGGGCTGGCCTGGGCTGCCAGTGCAGAGATCTGAGCTCTCAGAGGGTTGCAGTGATGctgagagcagggcagaggggcgcCCCCGGCTGCAGCGCAGCTCGCGAGGAGACCCGGCGGGCTGGTCCTGATCCATCAGCACGGCTGAAGGGTGCGGTGTTCGttagcaaagagtgaagctgCGTGCAGGGTAAAatgaacaagtggaactttaaTAAAGTCCCGTGCACGGCCCTGTCCATGCGGCTCAGCAGCTTCCAGCCTGACCCCGGCGTTCCAGGGGCTCATGAGATCCCTTCAACAACAGCCCCTCCCGGGGACAcgggccctctgactccagtttcaCTGATCATGATACCACTTCCCTCCTTTACAAAGAGACCCATTAAAAACAAAGCCCTGGCACTCAACCCCGACCCCGCGTCCCTTCGGCCAGAGCCTGCTAGCACAGAGCCGCCTTT from Malaclemys terrapin pileata isolate rMalTer1 chromosome 12, rMalTer1.hap1, whole genome shotgun sequence includes the following:
- the LOC128846690 gene encoding protease inhibitor 3-like, which codes for MKSGSIFLSLGLLVLWAELLPAAGGKYLCKLPADPGSCYAMIPRWFYNWQAKKCEQFTYGGCDGNKNNFATQTECLGKCDGHDICSLPIEVGPCTAAIPRWGYNWHSKKCEEFSYGGCNGNKNNFETKVDCLQACAGQELDESQFLSACSSSSESD